In a genomic window of Spirochaetales bacterium:
- a CDS encoding ATP-binding cassette domain-containing protein, with product MIKRKENIVSAEGLTKVFKVHLRDKSGLLPAIQSLFVRKYSEVVAVKKLDMAIRQGEIRGLIGPNGAGKSTTIKIFSGILFPTSGSADIMGHTPWHDRERLVKRIGVVFGQKSQLIWDLPAIDTFQLHRKMYDIPDNVYDENIRYFTALLNVAEVIRKPVRQISLGERMKCEFICALLHEPPLVFLDEPTIGLDIFSKEAIRGFIKGVNREKGTTFILTTHDLNDIENLCERVSIINKGTIVFDDTIDKLKSYFADRKMVELHFRRKIASSELAGYDVKEFSPLAARVELDMTRTKLEDEVARIFRTLPIRDINISNIDIEEVIKFIYAS from the coding sequence ATGATCAAGAGAAAAGAGAACATTGTCAGCGCAGAGGGGCTGACAAAGGTATTCAAGGTACACCTTCGGGATAAATCGGGATTATTGCCCGCGATACAATCACTCTTTGTCCGTAAATATTCCGAGGTGGTCGCGGTCAAAAAGCTCGACATGGCGATCCGGCAGGGAGAGATCCGCGGGTTGATCGGGCCGAATGGTGCGGGCAAATCCACCACGATCAAGATATTTTCCGGGATCCTTTTCCCCACTTCCGGCAGCGCCGATATCATGGGCCATACGCCATGGCACGATCGGGAACGGCTGGTCAAGCGAATCGGGGTCGTGTTCGGGCAGAAATCCCAGCTTATCTGGGATCTGCCCGCAATCGATACCTTTCAGCTGCACCGCAAGATGTACGATATTCCCGATAACGTCTATGATGAAAACATCAGGTACTTTACCGCTTTACTCAATGTGGCGGAGGTGATCCGAAAACCGGTGAGACAGATTTCCCTGGGGGAACGGATGAAGTGCGAGTTCATCTGTGCACTCCTTCACGAACCGCCCCTCGTCTTTTTGGACGAGCCGACCATCGGTCTGGACATTTTCTCGAAAGAAGCGATTCGGGGCTTCATAAAAGGGGTGAACCGGGAAAAGGGGACGACGTTTATCCTGACGACACACGATTTGAACGATATTGAAAATCTCTGTGAACGGGTGAGTATCATCAACAAGGGAACCATCGTGTTTGACGATACCATCGATAAGCTGAAAAGCTATTTTGCGGACAGGAAAATGGTCGAACTGCATTTCCGCAGGAAAATAGCATCTTCCGAACTGGCGGGGTATGACGTAAAGGAATTCTCGCCTTTGGCCGCGCGCGTCGAACTCGATATGACCCGGACAAAACTGGAAGATGAGGTGGCGCGGATATTCAGGACATTACCGATACGGGATATTAATATCAGCAATATCGATATCGAGGAAGTGATCAAATTCATTTATGCGAGTTGA
- the asd gene encoding aspartate-semialdehyde dehydrogenase, which produces MVKAGFIGWRGMVGSVLLKRMLEEKDFHGFTPVFFSTSQAGQKGPDIGIDTPPLKDAYDLKLLADQDIIVTCQGSAYTKKIFDGLLKSGWKGYWIDASSALRMSEDAIIVLDPVNRKVIDEALASGITIFTGGNCTVSLMLMALGGLFQNGCVEWLSSMTYQAASGAGAKNMRELVKQMIAIGKAASDTIDDPAESILELDRKVQSAITGPSFPIDVFKAPLAGSLIPWIDCASENGRTREEWKGHAETNKILGLKHPVPVDGLCVRIGAMRCHSQGFTIKLTHDIPLADIEQMIASSNEWAYVVPNTYEETIEKLTPAAVSGTLKVPVGRIHKMKMGPDYLAAFSCGDQLLWGAAEPIRRVFRIILEYMAS; this is translated from the coding sequence ATGGTAAAGGCGGGTTTTATCGGGTGGCGGGGAATGGTAGGTTCCGTCCTCCTGAAGCGCATGCTCGAAGAAAAGGATTTTCACGGGTTCACACCCGTTTTTTTCTCCACCTCACAAGCGGGACAAAAGGGCCCGGATATCGGCATTGATACTCCACCGCTAAAGGATGCGTATGATCTGAAACTCCTGGCAGACCAGGATATAATCGTCACCTGTCAGGGAAGCGCATACACGAAAAAAATCTTCGACGGCCTTTTGAAAAGCGGGTGGAAGGGATACTGGATCGACGCGTCATCCGCGCTGAGGATGTCGGAGGACGCAATCATCGTCCTTGACCCCGTCAACCGAAAGGTGATCGATGAAGCCCTCGCTTCCGGCATCACCATATTTACGGGCGGGAATTGCACGGTAAGCCTCATGTTGATGGCGCTCGGCGGATTGTTTCAAAACGGCTGCGTCGAATGGCTGTCCTCGATGACATACCAGGCGGCATCAGGCGCCGGGGCTAAAAACATGAGGGAACTCGTCAAGCAGATGATCGCAATCGGAAAGGCCGCATCAGATACCATCGACGACCCGGCGGAAAGCATTCTCGAGCTGGACAGAAAAGTCCAGTCCGCGATAACCGGCCCTTCCTTTCCGATCGATGTTTTCAAAGCCCCGCTCGCGGGAAGCCTTATCCCCTGGATCGATTGTGCCTCGGAAAACGGCCGCACAAGGGAAGAATGGAAGGGGCATGCGGAAACGAACAAAATTCTCGGGTTAAAGCATCCGGTTCCCGTCGACGGCCTCTGTGTCAGAATCGGCGCGATGCGGTGTCACAGCCAGGGATTTACCATAAAACTCACCCATGATATTCCGCTTGCCGATATCGAACAGATGATCGCCTCGTCGAACGAGTGGGCGTATGTCGTTCCCAATACATACGAAGAAACGATTGAAAAGCTGACGCCGGCCGCCGTCTCCGGTACACTCAAGGTTCCTGTCGGCCGTATTCACAAAATGAAAATGGGACCGGACTACCTCGCCGCTTTTTCCTGCGGCGACCAGCTTCTCTGGGGGGCCGCCGAACCGATACGGAGGGTATTCAGAATTATCCTCGAATACATGGCTTCGTAA
- a CDS encoding endonuclease III, translating into MKEKIGWARIFRLLDGALKEKLLPSVSLVAAENPDPYRILISTVISLRTKDEVTKKAADRLLSRAPDVEKLAALDQGVIEKLIYPAGFYKTKAKNLKKIAFILIRDHRSRIPADRDILLTLPGVGRKTANLVLNLGFGIQAVCVDTHVHRISNRTGWVKTKNPEETEKALMEILPRNYWIRINELLVILGQHICTPISPRCSICPITEACIRRGVRRSR; encoded by the coding sequence ATGAAAGAGAAAATCGGCTGGGCCCGCATTTTCCGTTTACTTGATGGGGCCCTCAAAGAAAAACTCCTCCCCTCAGTCTCGCTTGTCGCGGCCGAGAACCCCGACCCGTACAGAATCTTGATCTCCACGGTGATTTCACTCAGAACGAAAGATGAGGTGACAAAAAAAGCGGCGGACAGACTTTTGAGCCGCGCCCCGGACGTCGAAAAACTCGCCGCATTAGATCAAGGGGTGATTGAAAAACTCATTTATCCCGCGGGCTTTTACAAAACGAAAGCGAAAAACCTTAAAAAAATAGCTTTTATACTCATTCGCGATCATCGCTCCCGTATTCCGGCAGACCGAGACATCCTTCTCACGCTTCCCGGGGTCGGCCGTAAAACGGCGAATCTCGTCCTGAATCTCGGTTTCGGTATTCAGGCGGTTTGTGTCGACACCCATGTCCACAGAATATCGAACAGAACGGGCTGGGTGAAAACGAAGAATCCGGAAGAAACCGAAAAGGCCCTCATGGAGATACTTCCGCGCAACTATTGGATCCGTATCAACGAACTTCTCGTCATACTGGGCCAGCACATCTGTACGCCGATAAGTCCCCGTTGCTCGATATGCCCCATCACGGAAGCGTGCATAAGAAGGGGCGTTCGCCGTTCGCGATAG
- the htpG gene encoding molecular chaperone HtpG — protein MSKHSFQSEVNQLLHLIIHSLYSHKEVFLRELISNASDALDKLKYLTLTDEAFKNIPFTFRIDIEFDEKAGTITIADSGIGMNNEELVQNLGTIASSGTRDFLGKISGDMKKDSSLIGQFGVGFYSSFMVADRVEVKTKKAGDDNAWLWSSEGKGEYTIDSAERTGTGTTVTLFLNDEGKEYANRWQIENVIKKYSNHIPFPIYLHYEEIKYDKDGKEESRKKKEDQINTASAIWKKPKTELEEKDYIEFYKTISHDYDDPLHYVHTHAEGTLQYTTLFYIPKKAPFDMFRADYQPGVKLYVKRVFITDDDKELLPTYLRFIRGVIDSEDLPLNVSREILQKNRIMVNIRAASVKKILGEIGKLSTDKTKYKEFYGEYRKPLKEGLYEDFENRDTILELLRYQSTKEDGYTSFSDYKARMKPDQKFIYYITGEGGKSLKESPLLEVYKKKDIEVLIMEDEVDELVIPAVGKYKDVEFKSVNRSDATKEIETDEDREKKKELEPLVKKIKKVLSDEVKDVIISARLSDSPSCVVADSNDPSMQLQHIMKMMGQGKMSDIKPILEINPEHEIIKKLGDIKDKEVIEDISRLLYEQAILIEGVELKNPVEFARRLNRIMLKAL, from the coding sequence ATGTCAAAACATTCATTTCAATCTGAAGTAAATCAATTACTCCATCTCATTATTCATTCTCTCTATTCCCATAAGGAAGTGTTTCTGCGGGAACTCATATCGAATGCCTCCGATGCGCTGGACAAATTGAAATATCTCACCCTGACGGACGAGGCGTTCAAGAACATCCCCTTCACGTTCCGGATCGACATCGAATTCGACGAGAAGGCCGGAACGATTACAATCGCCGACAGCGGAATCGGCATGAATAATGAGGAGCTTGTTCAAAACCTCGGCACTATTGCAAGTTCCGGTACCAGGGATTTCCTGGGTAAAATCTCGGGTGACATGAAAAAAGACTCGAGTCTTATCGGACAGTTCGGTGTCGGGTTTTATTCGTCGTTCATGGTTGCCGACAGGGTCGAAGTAAAGACGAAAAAGGCCGGCGACGATAACGCCTGGCTGTGGTCGAGTGAGGGCAAGGGCGAGTACACGATTGATTCTGCGGAACGCACGGGAACGGGAACGACCGTCACGCTTTTTTTGAACGACGAAGGGAAGGAATACGCAAACAGATGGCAGATCGAAAATGTCATCAAGAAATATTCCAATCATATCCCCTTCCCCATCTATCTCCATTATGAAGAAATAAAATACGACAAGGACGGGAAAGAGGAAAGCCGCAAGAAGAAAGAAGATCAGATCAATACCGCGTCGGCCATCTGGAAAAAACCGAAAACGGAGCTGGAAGAAAAGGACTATATCGAGTTTTACAAGACGATTTCCCACGATTACGACGATCCGCTTCACTATGTCCATACCCATGCGGAAGGGACCCTTCAATACACGACACTCTTCTATATTCCCAAAAAAGCTCCGTTCGACATGTTCCGGGCGGATTACCAGCCCGGTGTCAAACTCTATGTCAAACGGGTTTTCATTACGGACGACGACAAGGAACTGCTTCCCACGTATCTCCGTTTTATAAGGGGTGTCATCGATTCGGAGGACCTCCCCCTCAATGTGAGCAGGGAAATTCTTCAGAAAAACAGGATAATGGTAAATATCCGCGCGGCCTCTGTCAAGAAAATTCTGGGAGAAATAGGAAAGCTTTCCACGGACAAGACCAAATACAAAGAGTTCTACGGCGAATACAGAAAACCCCTGAAAGAAGGGCTGTATGAGGATTTTGAAAACAGGGATACGATTCTGGAACTCCTTCGTTATCAATCGACAAAGGAAGACGGCTATACCTCGTTTTCCGATTACAAGGCGCGGATGAAACCTGATCAGAAGTTCATTTATTATATCACGGGCGAAGGGGGTAAAAGTCTGAAGGAATCCCCCCTTCTCGAAGTATACAAGAAAAAAGACATCGAAGTGCTGATCATGGAAGACGAGGTCGACGAACTCGTCATTCCCGCGGTCGGGAAATACAAGGATGTCGAGTTCAAATCGGTAAACAGAAGCGATGCGACAAAGGAAATCGAAACGGACGAAGACAGGGAGAAGAAGAAGGAACTCGAACCGCTGGTAAAGAAAATCAAAAAGGTGCTTTCGGACGAGGTGAAGGATGTCATCATAAGCGCGCGCCTGAGTGATTCGCCTTCCTGTGTGGTCGCCGACTCGAACGATCCTTCCATGCAGCTTCAGCACATCATGAAAATGATGGGACAGGGGAAAATGTCGGATATCAAACCGATACTCGAAATCAATCCGGAACATGAAATTATCAAAAAACTGGGCGATATCAAGGACAAGGAAGTGATCGAGGATATAAGCCGGCTGTTGTATGAACAGGCGATCCTTATCGAAGGGGTTGAACTGAAAAATCCGGTCGAGTTCGCACGGCGGCTCAACAGAATCATGTTGAAGGCTCTCTGA
- a CDS encoding 2-C-methyl-D-erythritol 2,4-cyclodiphosphate synthase has protein sequence MRVGFGYDIHRLKKGRNLVLAGVTIPHTHGESGHSDGDVLIHAVIDAIFGALSEGDIGTHFPPGDPDYKGISSRILLRKTKNLLDEKNVKIINIDCTVVLEKPKIATYTGQMRENLAQDLFVDHKAVSIKGKTKEGCGEVGHGKAVEAFAVVLIQ, from the coding sequence ATGAGAGTCGGATTCGGATATGATATTCACCGATTGAAAAAGGGACGGAATCTTGTCCTTGCCGGCGTCACCATACCGCATACCCATGGCGAATCCGGGCATTCCGATGGCGATGTGCTTATACACGCGGTCATCGACGCGATTTTTGGCGCATTATCGGAAGGAGATATCGGAACCCATTTCCCGCCGGGCGATCCCGATTATAAAGGGATTTCAAGCAGAATACTCCTTCGGAAGACAAAAAATCTGCTTGATGAAAAAAATGTGAAAATAATTAATATCGATTGTACGGTCGTTCTCGAGAAGCCAAAAATCGCAACATATACCGGACAGATGCGTGAAAATCTTGCACAGGACCTTTTCGTCGATCACAAGGCGGTTTCAATCAAGGGAAAAACAAAAGAAGGCTGCGGGGAGGTCGGACACGGGAAGGCGGTCGAGGCATTTGCCGTTGTACTGATTCAATAA
- a CDS encoding 2-C-methyl-D-erythritol 4-phosphate cytidylyltransferase: MKGGIKKEYRTLSGKPVLARAILPFITSRLFNTIVVTVPVEDIDKTTRLLQDFLDVSSVAIVGGGETRQESVFSGLKHLKAARPHYVLIHDGARPWINESLIREVFDGTIAYGACIPVVEIPDAPKEVDDKGFIQKNLNRDAIRGAQTPQGFLFNRLFKAHHYAREHDHSALDDAQIYMLLFSPVATIMGNHENKKITYRNDLEYQDYRKKE, from the coding sequence ATGAAGGGGGGGATAAAAAAAGAATACAGAACCCTTTCCGGCAAACCTGTTCTTGCCCGCGCCATCTTGCCATTTATTACGAGCAGGTTATTCAATACAATCGTCGTTACTGTTCCCGTTGAAGATATCGATAAAACCACGCGTCTCCTGCAAGATTTTCTGGATGTTTCTTCCGTGGCGATTGTCGGGGGTGGTGAAACAAGACAGGAATCTGTTTTTAGCGGACTCAAACACCTGAAAGCCGCACGTCCCCACTATGTCTTGATCCATGACGGGGCCCGTCCGTGGATAAATGAATCCCTCATCCGGGAGGTCTTCGACGGGACTATCGCTTACGGGGCATGTATCCCTGTTGTTGAAATACCGGATGCCCCCAAGGAGGTGGATGATAAGGGATTCATTCAAAAGAATTTAAACAGGGATGCGATTCGGGGAGCCCAGACACCCCAGGGTTTTCTCTTTAATAGACTATTCAAAGCCCACCACTACGCACGGGAGCATGACCATTCGGCACTTGACGATGCCCAGATTTACATGCTTCTTTTCAGCCCCGTCGCCACGATCATGGGGAATCACGAAAATAAAAAAATAACCTACCGGAATGATCTTGAATATCAGGACTACCGGAAAAAGGAATAA
- a CDS encoding CarD family transcriptional regulator, with amino-acid sequence MSPGSKNRSNLKYKMHQEIVYPLHGVGKIVSIEEKSFKEEKILYYVIYIDVSDMTVMVPVDRADELGIRSIVGPHESQKALNIISEKYEPVPSDWKIRYQMNLDHLKSGTVEDIAIVVRTLYHRSKIKELPILERKLFDNALRLLIDEISFSLKKEKAEVEETIFNKMEAVASKLEPS; translated from the coding sequence ATGAGTCCCGGTTCAAAAAATCGCTCCAATTTAAAATACAAAATGCATCAGGAAATAGTCTACCCCCTTCACGGAGTGGGAAAGATAGTATCAATCGAAGAGAAATCCTTTAAGGAAGAGAAAATTCTGTACTATGTAATTTACATCGATGTTTCGGATATGACCGTCATGGTACCTGTGGACAGGGCAGACGAACTCGGTATCCGGTCGATTGTCGGACCACATGAATCGCAAAAAGCCCTCAATATTATTTCGGAAAAATACGAACCTGTACCAAGCGACTGGAAAATACGCTACCAGATGAATCTCGATCATCTAAAAAGCGGTACTGTCGAGGATATAGCAATTGTCGTACGAACCCTGTACCACAGAAGTAAAATCAAGGAACTGCCGATTCTCGAAAGAAAACTCTTTGATAACGCTCTCCGGCTCCTGATCGACGAAATTTCCTTTTCCTTAAAAAAAGAAAAAGCAGAGGTTGAAGAGACAATTTTCAATAAAATGGAGGCTGTCGCATCAAAGCTGGAGCCGTCATAA